In Kineococcus mangrovi, the sequence GCGGCCGGCGTCGACGTCCTGGTCGTGGAGGCGGCCGAGACGGTCGGGGGCCGCGTGCGGTCGGAGACGATCGGGAGCTTCCGCGTCGACCGCGGCTTCCAGCTGCTCAACCCGGCGTACCCGGAGGTCGGCAAGGTCCTCGACCTCGACGCCCTGGACCTGCAGCCGTTCGACGCGGGCGTGGCCGTGCACCGCGGCGGCCGGGTCGCCACCCTGCGCGACCCGCGCCGGCACCCCACGGCCGTCCTGCAGGCGCTGCGCTTCCCGCTCGGGTCGGCCCGGGAGAAGGCGGCCGTCGCCCGCTGGCTGCTGGCGGTGACCTCCGCGGGTGACCTCAAGGACCCGGACTCGGGCTGGTCGGACGGGCTGGACGCCGCCGAGGTCCACGGGGAGCTGCGCTGGGCGGTGCTCGAGCCGTTCCTGGCCGGGGTGCTCGGCGAGGTCGACGGGACCACCTCGCGCCGGTTCGTCGACCTGCTCGTGCGCACCTTCCTGCGCGGGACGCCGGGGCTGCCGGCGGCCGGCATGCAGGCCGTGCCCGACCAGCTCGCCGCCGGGCTGCCCGCGGGGTCGGTCGCCACGGGGGTCACGGTGCGGCACATCGGGTTGGCCCCCCGCTCCCTCGTCGTCGAGACGGCGGGCGGCGGCATCAACTGCGACGCCATCGTCGTGGCGACGGACGCCCACAGCGCCGGTCACCTCGTGCCCGCGCTGGACGTGCCGGGCAGCCGCGCGCTGTCGACGTTCTGGTTCGGTGCCCCGTCCTCGCCGGCGCCGCAGTCGCGGGCCAAGCTGCTGCACCTCGACGGCGACCGCCGCGGGCCGGTCGTCAACACCGCGGTCGTCTCCGCCGTCGCCCCGGGCTACCTGCAGCCGGGGTCGGAGCACCGCGCGCTCGTCAGCGCCCAGGTCCTGGGCGCCGACACCGGCTCCGACATGGAGCAGCGCGTGCGCGAGCAGCTGGCCCGCGTGTACGGCGCGCACACCGCCGAGTGGACGCGGGTCGCCGCGCACTCCATCCCGCACGCCCTGCCCGTCGTGGCGCCGCCGTTCGAGGGGTCGCGACCGGTCGACGTCGGTGACGGCGTGTTCGTGGCCGGCGACCACCGCGAGAACGCCTCGCTGCAGGGGGCGCTGGTCTCCGGACGGCGCGCGGCCGACGCCGTGCTGACGAAGACGTTCGCGCGCAGCAGGTCCGCCCGTGCCGGCTGAACGCCCGACGATCGTCGCCACGTCCGGCGGCTGGACCCGGCGGGAGCTCGGCGGGGTCGACTGGGCGGGCACGGCGCACCTGGCCGTGCAGCTGGCCCGGGTCCCGGCCGGGCGGGCGCCGCGGCTGACCTACCTCGGCACGGCCGGGGGCGACCAGCGCACGTGGGCCGCGGAGGTCCACGCGGCGGGCAGCCGGGCGGGGTTCCGGACCACCGTCCTGGACCTGTTCCCCCTGCCCAGCGTCGCCGACCCCGCGGCGCAGCTCCTCGCCTCCGACGTCGTCTGGGTCGGCGGTGGCTCGGTCGTGAACCTGCTGGCCGTGTGGCGGGTGCACGGCCTCGACGAGGCGTTCCGGGCGGCCTGGGAGGCCGGTGTCGTGCTCGGCGGCGTCAGCGCCGGCTCGATCTGCTGGTTCCGGGGCGGGACGACGGACTCCTTCGGGCCGGACCTGCGACCGGTGACGGACGGGCTGGGCCTGCTGCCGTACGGCAACGGCGTCCACCACGACTCCGAGGCCGCCCGCCGGCCGTTCGTCCACCACCTCGTCGGCCGCGGCGTGCTCGGGGAGACGCACTGCACCGACGACGGCGTCGGCCTCGTCTACGCGGGCACCGACCTCGTCGAGGCCGTCACCGAGGTGGCCGGCAAGGGTGCGTACGTCGTGCGCCGCGACGGGGACGGGGTCACCGAGACCCGGCTCGAGCCGCGCCTGCTCCCCCGCTAGGTCCCCCGTCCGGCACGGACCGCGCAGGTCCCCCGGGGGCGGCACGCGAGCAGGAGGCCCTCCCGGGGACGCACCGCACCCGTCGGGTCCACGGGCTCGCCCGGGGGTCGTGCGCGCGACGTAGGCTGCCGGGGTGACGCAGGCTCCCGCGCACCCGCACCGCCCGAGCGGTCCCGCAGGTCCCGCGCCCGGCGGCGGGGAGCTGCACGTCGAGCGGTACGGGCTCGGGCAGCGCCGGGTGCCGTACGCCGAGGCGTGG encodes:
- a CDS encoding NAD(P)/FAD-dependent oxidoreductase — encoded protein: MTAGTSLETTHPPTPVRTSAEVVVVGAGLAGLVCARHLHAAGVDVLVVEAAETVGGRVRSETIGSFRVDRGFQLLNPAYPEVGKVLDLDALDLQPFDAGVAVHRGGRVATLRDPRRHPTAVLQALRFPLGSAREKAAVARWLLAVTSAGDLKDPDSGWSDGLDAAEVHGELRWAVLEPFLAGVLGEVDGTTSRRFVDLLVRTFLRGTPGLPAAGMQAVPDQLAAGLPAGSVATGVTVRHIGLAPRSLVVETAGGGINCDAIVVATDAHSAGHLVPALDVPGSRALSTFWFGAPSSPAPQSRAKLLHLDGDRRGPVVNTAVVSAVAPGYLQPGSEHRALVSAQVLGADTGSDMEQRVREQLARVYGAHTAEWTRVAAHSIPHALPVVAPPFEGSRPVDVGDGVFVAGDHRENASLQGALVSGRRAADAVLTKTFARSRSARAG
- a CDS encoding Type 1 glutamine amidotransferase-like domain-containing protein, with the translated sequence MPAERPTIVATSGGWTRRELGGVDWAGTAHLAVQLARVPAGRAPRLTYLGTAGGDQRTWAAEVHAAGSRAGFRTTVLDLFPLPSVADPAAQLLASDVVWVGGGSVVNLLAVWRVHGLDEAFRAAWEAGVVLGGVSAGSICWFRGGTTDSFGPDLRPVTDGLGLLPYGNGVHHDSEAARRPFVHHLVGRGVLGETHCTDDGVGLVYAGTDLVEAVTEVAGKGAYVVRRDGDGVTETRLEPRLLPR